A single genomic interval of Arctopsyche grandis isolate Sample6627 chromosome 8, ASM5162203v2, whole genome shotgun sequence harbors:
- the LOC143915836 gene encoding zinc finger MYM-type protein 1-like gives MSPTKVEVRLNVLYLSSSSLIQKKEKVLKQRSIVMRIIDIIKMLGKQAVSFRSHRNESAYTLDDEASNHGNFLASVQLMAKYDTIIAAHVSAVQKKSYQRMKRLKHQGKAGNKGRGGLITYLSKTTVNRLIHIMKTMIQERISHEVFEAKYYSIQVDSTQDNTIIDQFSIIIRYVHKSIVYERLLSIVPCNDGTGQGLFNLLTEKLQHLNIDPKNCISDSTDGAASYHGEYNGLQSKLANMADQHVHIWCYAHVLNLVVTETTKCCVSAVSFFNLLQNLATFINGSYKRMSVWIGVVEKQLGQEKMKRLKLIGETRWSGKSNAATTIFGHFNDPTASTFVNLLTCLSMIQDSDKFDAKTKHEATYLLQSLQKFETILTAFTYLYIFETTAPLSSYLQTNCLDMFTAWSLVDTATTKLMEQKRTFHNVHSKAFEFVTICNDMISMINMDENQTLEIDSIETALPVKRQRKKKRMADEVTNDEGNSSDPLADFRITVFNLIMDRIVQSLQSRFIHHKQLYKDLSWLDPANFKIIAEKGLDDIALDGVVKFFPLIKRGNVKLELVSFASNFDILKLLLQISESEDDSSSCKTCRTCPSCVLKILSSNRLHDKAYDNLYELYKIVSTLSVTQVQCERTFSKLKIIKNRLRNTLSEENLENFMFLSIEKQMLDDLDAEEIINRYAQASKGLKRLLIYS, from the coding sequence ATGTCTCCAACGAAAGTTGAAGTAAGACTAAATGTACTTTacctatcatcatcatcattaattcaaaagaaagaaaaggTACTAAAGCAAAGAAGTATTGTCATGAGGATTATAGACATCATAAAGATGTTAGGCAAGCAAGCAGTTTCTTTTCGAAGTCACAGAAATGAATCGGCCTATACTCTGGATGATGAAGCTTCGAATCATGGTAATTTTTTGGCTTCAGTGCAGTTGATGGCAAAATATGACACCATTATAGCAGCTCACGTTTCTGCAGtgcaaaaaaagtcatatcaAAGAATGAAACGACTTAAGCACCAAGGAAAGGCGGGAAATAAAGGCCGTGGTGGACTAATTACCTACTTGAGCAAAACAACTGTTAATAGGTTAATCCATATTATGAAAACTATGATTCAAGAAAGAATTAGTCATGAAGTTTTTGAAGCAAAATATTATTCTATCCAGGTTGATTCAACACAGGATAATACAATCATCGATCAATTTAGCATCATTATTCGGTATGTGCATAAAAGCATTGTCTATGAGCGCCTACTTTCAATTGTGCCGTGTAATGATGGTACAGGACAGggactttttaatttattgactgAAAAGTTGCAACATCTTAATATTGaccctaaaaattgtatatctgaTAGCACCGATGGTGCTGCAAGCTACCATGGAGAGTATAATGGTTTGCAGAGTAAACTTGCTAACATGGCAGATCAACATGTTCATATATGGTGTTATGCCCATGTCTTAAATTTGGTAGTAACTGAAACCACAAAATGTTGTGTGTCTgcagtttctttttttaatttgcttcaAAATTTAGCAACTTTTATAAATGGATCATATAAGAGAATGTCTGTGTGGATAGGAGTTGTTGAAAAACAACTGGGGCAAGAAAAGATGAAAAGATTAAAACTAATTGGTGAAACCAGGTGGTCGGGAAAATCTAATGCAGCAACAACAATATTTGGACATTTTAATGATCCCACTGCTAGTACTTTCGTAAATCTACTTACATGCTTATCAATGATACAGGATTCAGACAAGTTTGATGCAAAAACGAAGCACGAAGCCACTTATTTACTCCAGAGTCTTCAAAAGTTTGAAACCATATTGACAGCATTTACttacttgtacatatttgaaaccaCAGCCCCCTTGTCTAGTTATTTACAAACAAATTGTTTAGATATGTTTACTGCATGGAGTTTGGTAGATACAGCAACAACAAAGTTGATGGAACAGAAAAGAACATTCCATAATGTTCACAGTAAGGCTTTCGAATTCGTAACAATATGTAATgatatgatttcaatgattaatATGGATGAAAATCAAACATTGGAAATTGATTCTATAGAAACAGCGTTGCCTGTTAAAAGACAAAGGAAGAAGAAAAGAATGGCAGATGAAGTAACTAATGATGAAGGAAATTCTTCGGATCCTCTGGCTGATTttcgaataactgtatttaaccTTATAATGGATCGCATTGTCCAATCGCTACAATCACGATTTATACATCACAAGCAGTTGTATAAAGATTTATCTTGGTTGGACccagctaattttaaaattattgcagAAAAAGGCCTTGATGATATTGCATTGGATGGTGTTGTGAAGTTCTTTCCACTAATCAAAAGAGGCAATGTAAAATTAGAATTGGTTTCATTTGCctcaaattttgatatattgaagCTATTACTTCAAATTAGTGAGAGTGAGGATGACAGCAGCAGCTGTAAAACTTGCAGAACATGTCCATCGtgcgttttaaaaattttatcgtcGAACAGACTACACGACAAAGCGTATGATAACCTATATGAATTATACAAAATCGTCTCCACACTCTCAGTTACACAAGTGCAATGTGAGAGGacgttttcaaaattaaaaataattaagaacaGACTGAGAAATACGTTGTCTGaagaaaatttagaaaattttatgttCCTTTCTATTGAGAAGCAAATGTTAGATGATTTGGATGCAGAAGAAATTATTAACAGATATGCACAAGCGTCGAAAGGACTCAAACGTTTGCTAATATACTCTtaa